The Gavia stellata isolate bGavSte3 chromosome 1, bGavSte3.hap2, whole genome shotgun sequence genome has a segment encoding these proteins:
- the MTRF1 gene encoding peptide chain release factor 1, mitochondrial isoform X2, with protein sequence MRADGGGKIRNKMKPFRSVCLFKSLLANCYYHSQLHSCLLPPVAKKIGYVVGLHNCGFWRPKSLLDMAGFTLSFNSRRRKKHQDSRALWKHEAVQKYLEALSKEYQQVSHLLNADSINDFEQKTLRRRCADLSPIAAAFQEIKEAEREVQELEAMCRELDSRHEKQLLELALEEKETLDKKFNMLCRKLFQLLVPKDKYDRSHVILEVTAGRTTGGDICQQFTKEMFEMYQNYADYKHWTFDIVNYTPAEIGGLHHAAAHISGDDVYRHLKYEGGTHRVQRIPETGLSSRMQRIHTGTMSVIVLPQPEEVDVKVDPKDLRIDTFRAKGAGGQHVNKTDSAVRIVHLPTGLAVECQQERSQQMNKEIALRTLRAKLYQQIIEKQLSQEQSARKLQLGTRAQSERIRTYNFTQDRVTDHRISYDARNIKEILSGKEALDKLINRLLEFAEIEAVTEYLENLQALERGGC encoded by the exons ATGCGTGCGGACG GTGgtggaaaaataagaaacaaaatgaaacctttCCGAAGTGTCTGTCTTTTTAAGAGCCTGCTTGCCAATTGCTACTATCACAGTCAACTTCACAGCTGTCTTCTCCCTCCGGTTGCAAAGAAGATAGGTTATGTGGTGGGACTGCACAACTGTGGATTTTGGAGGCCAAAATCTTTATTGGACATGGCTGGATTCACTCTGTCTTTTAACAGCCGGCGTAGGAAAAAACATCAGGATTCCCGAGCATTGTGGAAGCATGAGGCTGTGCAGAAGTATTTGGAGGCTCTAAGCAAGGAATACCAGCAGGTTAGTCATCTGTTAAATGCTGACTCAATAAATGACTTTGAGCAAAAAACCCTGAGGAGAAGATGTGCTGATCTGTCCCCCATTGCAGCTGCATTTCAAGAAATCAAAGAGGCTGAAAGGGAAGTTCAGGAGTTAGAAGCTATGTGCAGAG AGCTAGACAGCAGACATGAGAAACAGCTTCTAGAGCTTGCCTTAGAAGAGAAGGAAACCCTGGATAAAAAATTCAACATGTTGTGCAGAAAG cttttccagctTCTAGTGCCAAAGGATAAATATGATAGAAGTCATGTCATATTAGAAGTGACAGCTGGCAGAACAACTGGAG GAGACATCTGCCAACAGTTCACTAAAGAAATGTTTGAGATGTACCAGAACTATGCAGACTATAAACATTGGACCTTTGACATTGTGAACTACACTCCGGCTGAGATAG GTGGGTTGCATCATGCCGCTGCTCATATTTCAGGAGATGATGTCTACAGGCATCTGAAATATGAAGGAGGGACTCATCGAGTCCAGCGAATCCCTGAGACAGGCCTATCATCAAGAATGCAGCGTATTCACACTGGGACAATGTCTGTTATTGTCCTCCCTCAGCCAGAGGAG GTTGATGTTAAAGTGGATCCCAAAGATTTGCGTATAGATACATTCAGGGCCAAAGGAGCAGGAGGGCAACATGTTAACAAAACTGATAGCGCTGTGAGAATTGTACACCTTCCCACAG GACTAGCAGTTGAGTGCCAGCAGGAGCGATCACAGCAGATGAACAAGGAAATAGCTCTGCGGACACTGAGAGCTAAGCTGTACCAGCAGATCATTGAAAAACAACTAAGTCAAGAGCAGAGTGCCAGAAAACTGCAG TTGGGAACAAGAGCTCAGTCAGAGAGAATTCGTACTTATAACTTCACCCAGGACAGAGTCACTGACCACAGGATCTCGTATGATGCACGCAATATCAAG gaAATTCTAAGTGGGAAAGAAGCACTGGATAAGTTAATCAACAGACTACTGGAGTTTGCAGAGATAGAGGCTGTCACCGAATATCTAGAAAATTTGCAGGCTTTAGAACGAGGAGGCTGCTGA
- the MTRF1 gene encoding peptide chain release factor 1, mitochondrial isoform X3, which produces MRADGGGKIRNKMKPFRSVCLFKSLLANCYYHSQLHSCLLPPVAKKIGYVVGLHNCGFWRPKSLLDMAGFTLSFNSRRRKKHQDSRALWKHEAVQKYLEALSKEYQQVSHLLNADSINDFEQKTLRRRCADLSPIAAAFQEIKEAEREVQELEAMCRGDICQQFTKEMFEMYQNYADYKHWTFDIVNYTPAEIGGLHHAAAHISGDDVYRHLKYEGGTHRVQRIPETGLSSRMQRIHTGTMSVIVLPQPEEVDVKVDPKDLRIDTFRAKGAGGQHVNKTDSAVRIVHLPTGLAVECQQERSQQMNKEIALRTLRAKLYQQIIEKQLSQEQSARKLQLGTRAQSERIRTYNFTQDRVTDHRISYDARNIKEILSGKEALDKLINRLLEFAEIEAVTEYLENLQALERGGC; this is translated from the exons ATGCGTGCGGACG GTGgtggaaaaataagaaacaaaatgaaacctttCCGAAGTGTCTGTCTTTTTAAGAGCCTGCTTGCCAATTGCTACTATCACAGTCAACTTCACAGCTGTCTTCTCCCTCCGGTTGCAAAGAAGATAGGTTATGTGGTGGGACTGCACAACTGTGGATTTTGGAGGCCAAAATCTTTATTGGACATGGCTGGATTCACTCTGTCTTTTAACAGCCGGCGTAGGAAAAAACATCAGGATTCCCGAGCATTGTGGAAGCATGAGGCTGTGCAGAAGTATTTGGAGGCTCTAAGCAAGGAATACCAGCAGGTTAGTCATCTGTTAAATGCTGACTCAATAAATGACTTTGAGCAAAAAACCCTGAGGAGAAGATGTGCTGATCTGTCCCCCATTGCAGCTGCATTTCAAGAAATCAAAGAGGCTGAAAGGGAAGTTCAGGAGTTAGAAGCTATGTGCAGAG GAGACATCTGCCAACAGTTCACTAAAGAAATGTTTGAGATGTACCAGAACTATGCAGACTATAAACATTGGACCTTTGACATTGTGAACTACACTCCGGCTGAGATAG GTGGGTTGCATCATGCCGCTGCTCATATTTCAGGAGATGATGTCTACAGGCATCTGAAATATGAAGGAGGGACTCATCGAGTCCAGCGAATCCCTGAGACAGGCCTATCATCAAGAATGCAGCGTATTCACACTGGGACAATGTCTGTTATTGTCCTCCCTCAGCCAGAGGAG GTTGATGTTAAAGTGGATCCCAAAGATTTGCGTATAGATACATTCAGGGCCAAAGGAGCAGGAGGGCAACATGTTAACAAAACTGATAGCGCTGTGAGAATTGTACACCTTCCCACAG GACTAGCAGTTGAGTGCCAGCAGGAGCGATCACAGCAGATGAACAAGGAAATAGCTCTGCGGACACTGAGAGCTAAGCTGTACCAGCAGATCATTGAAAAACAACTAAGTCAAGAGCAGAGTGCCAGAAAACTGCAG TTGGGAACAAGAGCTCAGTCAGAGAGAATTCGTACTTATAACTTCACCCAGGACAGAGTCACTGACCACAGGATCTCGTATGATGCACGCAATATCAAG gaAATTCTAAGTGGGAAAGAAGCACTGGATAAGTTAATCAACAGACTACTGGAGTTTGCAGAGATAGAGGCTGTCACCGAATATCTAGAAAATTTGCAGGCTTTAGAACGAGGAGGCTGCTGA
- the MTRF1 gene encoding peptide chain release factor 1, mitochondrial isoform X1, whose protein sequence is MYCLLLISGGGKIRNKMKPFRSVCLFKSLLANCYYHSQLHSCLLPPVAKKIGYVVGLHNCGFWRPKSLLDMAGFTLSFNSRRRKKHQDSRALWKHEAVQKYLEALSKEYQQVSHLLNADSINDFEQKTLRRRCADLSPIAAAFQEIKEAEREVQELEAMCRELDSRHEKQLLELALEEKETLDKKFNMLCRKLFQLLVPKDKYDRSHVILEVTAGRTTGGDICQQFTKEMFEMYQNYADYKHWTFDIVNYTPAEIGGLHHAAAHISGDDVYRHLKYEGGTHRVQRIPETGLSSRMQRIHTGTMSVIVLPQPEEVDVKVDPKDLRIDTFRAKGAGGQHVNKTDSAVRIVHLPTGLAVECQQERSQQMNKEIALRTLRAKLYQQIIEKQLSQEQSARKLQLGTRAQSERIRTYNFTQDRVTDHRISYDARNIKEILSGKEALDKLINRLLEFAEIEAVTEYLENLQALERGGC, encoded by the exons ATGTACTGTCTACTTTTAATTTCAGGTGgtggaaaaataagaaacaaaatgaaacctttCCGAAGTGTCTGTCTTTTTAAGAGCCTGCTTGCCAATTGCTACTATCACAGTCAACTTCACAGCTGTCTTCTCCCTCCGGTTGCAAAGAAGATAGGTTATGTGGTGGGACTGCACAACTGTGGATTTTGGAGGCCAAAATCTTTATTGGACATGGCTGGATTCACTCTGTCTTTTAACAGCCGGCGTAGGAAAAAACATCAGGATTCCCGAGCATTGTGGAAGCATGAGGCTGTGCAGAAGTATTTGGAGGCTCTAAGCAAGGAATACCAGCAGGTTAGTCATCTGTTAAATGCTGACTCAATAAATGACTTTGAGCAAAAAACCCTGAGGAGAAGATGTGCTGATCTGTCCCCCATTGCAGCTGCATTTCAAGAAATCAAAGAGGCTGAAAGGGAAGTTCAGGAGTTAGAAGCTATGTGCAGAG AGCTAGACAGCAGACATGAGAAACAGCTTCTAGAGCTTGCCTTAGAAGAGAAGGAAACCCTGGATAAAAAATTCAACATGTTGTGCAGAAAG cttttccagctTCTAGTGCCAAAGGATAAATATGATAGAAGTCATGTCATATTAGAAGTGACAGCTGGCAGAACAACTGGAG GAGACATCTGCCAACAGTTCACTAAAGAAATGTTTGAGATGTACCAGAACTATGCAGACTATAAACATTGGACCTTTGACATTGTGAACTACACTCCGGCTGAGATAG GTGGGTTGCATCATGCCGCTGCTCATATTTCAGGAGATGATGTCTACAGGCATCTGAAATATGAAGGAGGGACTCATCGAGTCCAGCGAATCCCTGAGACAGGCCTATCATCAAGAATGCAGCGTATTCACACTGGGACAATGTCTGTTATTGTCCTCCCTCAGCCAGAGGAG GTTGATGTTAAAGTGGATCCCAAAGATTTGCGTATAGATACATTCAGGGCCAAAGGAGCAGGAGGGCAACATGTTAACAAAACTGATAGCGCTGTGAGAATTGTACACCTTCCCACAG GACTAGCAGTTGAGTGCCAGCAGGAGCGATCACAGCAGATGAACAAGGAAATAGCTCTGCGGACACTGAGAGCTAAGCTGTACCAGCAGATCATTGAAAAACAACTAAGTCAAGAGCAGAGTGCCAGAAAACTGCAG TTGGGAACAAGAGCTCAGTCAGAGAGAATTCGTACTTATAACTTCACCCAGGACAGAGTCACTGACCACAGGATCTCGTATGATGCACGCAATATCAAG gaAATTCTAAGTGGGAAAGAAGCACTGGATAAGTTAATCAACAGACTACTGGAGTTTGCAGAGATAGAGGCTGTCACCGAATATCTAGAAAATTTGCAGGCTTTAGAACGAGGAGGCTGCTGA